In a single window of the Xiphophorus couchianus chromosome 10, X_couchianus-1.0, whole genome shotgun sequence genome:
- the chatb gene encoding choline O-acetyltransferase b, giving the protein MSALQKQVTRGQDRHVLPKVPVPPLKQTLDNYLKCVQHLVKEEQFKKTKAIVEKFGAPGSVGEILQKKLLERKDKKANWVYDYWLEDMYLNNRLALPVNSNPAMVFPKQAFRDHKDALRFAARLICGVLEYKALIDKGKLPLDFARGQLAGTPLCMEQYYRLFTSYRYPGLKTDTLKVDLNAASSVPEHMIVACKNQFFLLDIVANNKQLNEAEIFLQLEKIMKMSENAEERLPPFGILTSDGRTEWAQAREALIKDQANCDSLALIESCICVVCLDEPCGIPPSDTNRALMMLHGGGGERNGANRWYDKSMQFVVGMDGVCGVVCEHSPFDGIVMVECSEFLMKRITGSPFRTVQPSSTRALPPPRRLLWKCNSHVQALLEASGDRLQRLVDNLDMDVFAFETYGKEFIKKQKMSPDAFIQISLQLAFYKCRGRLVSTYESASLRRFQEGRVDNIRSATAEALAFVRSMTDERATFTDSEKMKRLKDAVKAQTDYTIAAITGMAIDNHLLGLLKVSKQLNMEKPEIFCDETYLASNHFTLSTSQVPTTVEMFCCYGPVVPNGYGTCYNPQPHHIVFSVASFWENTETSSAVFVKALNEGLLEIRDLCNRSATADIKPPESNPAAGQPRKSGK; this is encoded by the exons gTCTTGCCGAAGGTCCCTGTGCCCCCACTCAAACAAACCCTCGACAACTACCTAAAATGCGTCCAGCATCTTGTAAAAGAAGAGCAGTTTAAGAAGACTAAGGCCATAGTGGAGAAGTTTGGGGCTCCAGGAAGTGTCGGGGAGATTCTTCAGAAAAAACTTTTGGAGCGGAAGGACAAAAAAGCCAACtgg GTCTATGACTACTGGCTGGAAGACATGTACCTAAACAATAGGTTGGCCCTGCCAGTTAACTCCAATCCTGCCATGGTGTTTCCAAAACAGGCTTTCAGAGATCACAAAGATGCTCTCAG ATTTGCTGCTCGTCTCATCTGTGGTGTGTTAGAGTATAAGGCTCTCATTGATAA GGGAAAGCTGCCTCTGGATTTTGCTCGAGGACAGTTAGCAGGAACTCCTTTGTGCATGGAGCAGTATTACCGCCTCTTCACCTCCTACCGCTACCCGGGGCTGAAGACGGACACACTGAAGGTTGACTTGAACGCTGCCTCCTCGGTGCCAGAGCACATGATTGTGGCGTGCAAAAACCAG TTTTTCCTCTTGGATATAGTCGCAAACAACAAGCAGCTCAATGAGGCAGAGATCTTTCTCCAGCTGGAGAAGAttatgaaaatgtcagaaaatgcaGAAGAGAGACTCCCTCCTTTTGGGATCCTGACCTCAGACGGAAGGACTGAATGGGCACAAGCTAGGGAAGCACTAATAAAAG ATCAAGCTAACTGTGACTCTCTGGCTCTGATTGAGAGCTGTATATGTGTGGTGTGTTTGGACGAGCCCTGCGGCATTCCGCCCAGCGACACCAACAGGGCTCTGATGATGCTGCATGGTGGTGGCGGGGAACGAAATGGCGCAAACCGCTGGTATGATAAATCAATGCAG TTTGTTGTAGGAATGGATGGGGTGTGTGGGGTGGTGTGTGAGCATTCCCCGTTTGACGGAATAGTCATGGTGGAGTGCTCAGAGTTCCTTATGAAACGCAT AACAGGGAGTCCGTTTAGAACGGTTCAGCCGTCCAGCACCAGAGCACTCCCCCCTCCAAGGAGGCTGCTGTGGAAATGCAACTCCCACGTTCAGGCTCTCCTAGAAGCATCTGGAGACAGACTGCAGAG GCTGGTGGACAATCTTGATATGGATGTTTTCGCATTTGAAACTTATGGAAAAGAATTTAtcaaaaaacagaagatgagCCCAGATGCATTCATACAAATCTCCTTGCAGCTTGCATTTTACAA ATGCAGAGGAAGGCTGGTGTCCACGTATGAGAGTGCTTCGCTTCGTCGTTTTCAAGAAGGTCGGGTAGATAACATCCGTTCAGCCACAGCTGAGGCCCTGGCCTTTGTGAGATCCATGACCGACGAGAGAGCAACTTTCACA GATTCTGAAAAAATGAAACGATTGAAGGATGCAGTAAAGGCGCAGACAGACTACACAATCGCA GCAATTACAGGAATGGCAATAGACAATCATCTCCTTGGACTTCTGAAGGTCTCAAAGCAGCTGAACATGGAGAAGCCAGAGATCTTCTGTGACGAGACATATCTGGCCAGTAACCATTTCACCCTCTCTACTAGTCAG GTTCCTACAACAGTGGAGATGTTCTGCTGCTATGGACCCGTGGTGCCCAACGGCTACGGCACCTGCTACAACCCGCAGCCGCATCACATTGTCTTCAGCGTGGCGAGTTTCTGGGAGAACACAGAGACGAGCTCGGCCGTTTTCGTCAAAGCCCTAAACGAGGGCCTGTTGGAAATCAGGGATCTGTGCAATAGAAGTGCCACTGCAGATATCAAACCACCTGAAAGCAACCCGGCGGCTGGCCAGCCTCGTAAATCAGGAAAGTAA